The Algoriphagus sanaruensis genome window below encodes:
- a CDS encoding magnesium citrate secondary transporter has protein sequence MSVFKNPYFFIPVLLFAGNQVLEKGFGIFVPIVHAYLDDLLAMPVILGITLHIYRWIHPLKNQFIFKNQHIVVATTYVALMFEFVLPKFSSTYTADYWDILCYCLGAILFKFQINYPKK, from the coding sequence ATGAGCGTATTCAAAAACCCATATTTCTTCATCCCGGTACTCCTTTTTGCTGGGAATCAAGTGCTCGAAAAAGGCTTTGGAATCTTTGTTCCCATTGTTCATGCCTACTTAGATGACCTTCTCGCAATGCCGGTAATTCTTGGAATCACACTGCATATCTATCGATGGATTCATCCGCTCAAAAATCAATTCATTTTTAAAAATCAACACATCGTGGTCGCTACAACTTACGTGGCATTGATGTTTGAATTTGTGCTTCCCAAATTTTCCAGCACCTATACTGCCGACTATTGGGATATCCTATGTTATTGTTTGGGAGCAATCCTCTTTAAATTTCAAATTAACTATCCTAAAAAATAG
- a CDS encoding penicillin acylase family protein: MKKLVSLIGALFLILVLGILGFVFWQSPSYKGELKLSGLKEEVEIYFDKFGIPHIYAENESDAYRALGYIHAKERLFQLEMMRRVGSGTLSEFLGPDFIEIDQFFHTLGIPKHAKESNAAFMAQGETPWKKAADAYVSGVNEFIQNGKLPVEYLLLGEKPRLYSLEDMHSILGYMSFTFAMGLKTDPLVTKMSRELGPDYLASISVQTLPEHHVIPNHYPDSLNTENLLVTSELSALLEKLPVPLLEGSNSWVISGSRTQSGQVLFNNDTHIGFASPSVWFEAHLEYPGFSFYGNHLAGIPFGLVGHSRHHSVGLTMFENDDQDFFEEKLNPSNPNEILIGEQPFPIKSRKETLKVKGKDPIEFEIRETVHGPIMNPVVKEIATLTSNPISSWWVFVLEPSRAMEALYQINHAESMQQVADAAALIHAPGLNIMYGDKWGNIAWWAAAKLPIRAEKVHSKIFADGSDPESQPKGWYPFTENPQSINPPSGFVASANNQPDTTRNGIFFPGYYYPGERWNRIAKTITSREDWDLESIKSLQLETVNEVSVENAKLMLSQIDRRQFDEHSQILDELALWEGNHKLNLSAPTLYYKWLYHILRLAMEDELGKDGFEAYLQTFMMIRSTHHFLKHEENKWWDNRSTDIFESRSEIISEALAISLEELSTQFGENSREWDWEKAVTIEHPHPLGAKKPLDKIFNIKTEAVEANEEAVNKLAFKLNSEGIYKVTSGPAMRIILDFADVEGSVSVLPTGNSGNRFSKHYADQKELYAKGKYRPQLMNEKTIKEKSLSKILLLPHE, translated from the coding sequence ATGAAAAAACTAGTCAGCTTAATCGGTGCGCTATTTCTAATATTGGTTCTTGGAATATTGGGATTTGTTTTTTGGCAATCCCCCAGCTACAAAGGAGAATTGAAGCTTTCCGGACTCAAGGAAGAGGTTGAAATCTACTTTGACAAGTTTGGAATTCCACACATTTACGCAGAAAACGAATCGGATGCCTATCGAGCTTTAGGATATATCCATGCCAAAGAACGCTTGTTTCAACTAGAAATGATGCGCAGGGTTGGATCAGGAACATTGTCAGAATTTTTAGGACCTGACTTTATAGAAATCGATCAGTTTTTTCACACCCTCGGTATCCCCAAACATGCCAAGGAAAGTAATGCTGCATTTATGGCTCAAGGAGAAACTCCTTGGAAAAAGGCTGCAGATGCCTATGTAAGTGGTGTGAATGAATTCATTCAAAATGGGAAACTTCCTGTTGAATATCTTCTTCTGGGGGAAAAGCCAAGGTTGTATTCCTTGGAAGATATGCATTCCATTTTGGGATATATGTCCTTCACTTTTGCCATGGGATTGAAAACAGATCCTTTGGTCACTAAAATGTCACGGGAACTAGGACCAGACTACCTAGCCTCCATTTCCGTGCAAACTCTTCCTGAACACCACGTCATACCCAATCATTATCCTGACTCTCTGAATACTGAAAACCTTTTGGTGACTTCCGAGCTTTCAGCCCTACTTGAAAAGCTTCCTGTCCCACTTCTTGAAGGCTCAAATTCTTGGGTGATTTCAGGTAGTCGTACGCAATCAGGTCAAGTGCTTTTCAATAACGATACACATATCGGATTTGCCTCTCCTTCTGTTTGGTTTGAAGCACATTTGGAGTATCCTGGATTTAGCTTTTATGGGAATCATTTGGCGGGGATCCCCTTTGGCCTAGTGGGACATAGTCGTCACCACAGCGTTGGACTAACCATGTTTGAAAACGACGACCAGGACTTTTTTGAAGAAAAACTCAATCCTTCCAATCCCAATGAAATTCTCATTGGTGAGCAACCTTTCCCAATTAAGTCAAGAAAAGAAACCCTCAAGGTAAAAGGTAAAGATCCCATCGAATTTGAAATCCGAGAGACTGTTCATGGACCAATTATGAATCCAGTGGTGAAAGAAATTGCAACCCTGACCTCAAATCCGATTTCTTCTTGGTGGGTATTTGTGTTAGAACCTTCTAGAGCCATGGAAGCACTCTATCAAATCAACCATGCTGAATCTATGCAACAAGTAGCTGACGCTGCTGCATTGATTCATGCTCCAGGGCTCAATATTATGTATGGAGATAAATGGGGAAATATTGCATGGTGGGCAGCGGCCAAACTTCCGATCCGAGCTGAAAAAGTCCATTCTAAGATCTTTGCTGATGGCTCTGATCCTGAATCCCAGCCCAAAGGCTGGTATCCATTTACTGAAAATCCACAGAGCATCAATCCACCTTCTGGATTCGTAGCATCTGCAAATAATCAACCTGACACTACCAGAAATGGGATTTTCTTCCCGGGCTATTATTACCCTGGTGAACGTTGGAACCGAATTGCCAAAACCATTACCTCCCGAGAGGATTGGGATCTTGAATCGATCAAGTCACTTCAATTGGAAACTGTCAATGAAGTTTCGGTTGAAAATGCAAAGCTTATGTTATCTCAAATTGACCGTAGGCAATTTGACGAGCATTCCCAAATTCTCGATGAATTGGCGCTTTGGGAAGGAAATCACAAGCTGAATCTTTCCGCTCCCACGTTATATTACAAATGGCTATATCATATCCTGCGATTAGCAATGGAAGATGAATTGGGAAAAGATGGATTTGAGGCCTATCTCCAAACCTTCATGATGATCCGCAGTACGCACCACTTCCTGAAACATGAAGAAAATAAATGGTGGGATAATCGATCTACTGACATTTTTGAATCTCGATCAGAGATAATCAGTGAAGCTTTAGCCATCAGCCTGGAGGAATTAAGCACCCAGTTTGGAGAAAATTCCAGAGAATGGGATTGGGAAAAAGCGGTGACGATTGAACATCCTCATCCGCTTGGAGCAAAAAAGCCCTTAGATAAAATTTTCAACATCAAAACTGAAGCGGTAGAGGCTAATGAAGAGGCTGTTAACAAACTGGCTTTCAAGCTAAATAGCGAAGGAATCTACAAAGTAACTTCTGGCCCGGCCATGCGGATTATATTAGATTTTGCAGATGTGGAAGGCTCGGTTTCTGTGCTTCCTACTGGCAATAGTGGCAACCGATTCAGTAAACACTACGCAGACCAAAAGGAACTCTATGCTAAAGGAAAATATCGTCCTCAATTGATGAATGAAAAGACGATCAAGGAAAAATCTCTTTCTAAAATTTTGCTTCTTCCACATGAATAA
- a CDS encoding DinB family protein: MNNTLSIFIQKELWKQFGAGLDMLSDSISACPDAIWESDIRFSQMAYHTLFFLDYYLTKEPVGFSQPTHFTYSEFEEDPEVIIFPKADLGLYLEGCRSKARDFIFSLNETQLEKRWINESRTMDFSMLEILLYNLRHVQHHVGQLNLLLRQTIHQAPEWIYRAKV, encoded by the coding sequence ATGAATAATACGTTGTCGATATTTATTCAAAAAGAACTGTGGAAGCAATTTGGTGCTGGATTGGATATGTTGTCTGATTCGATCAGTGCATGTCCGGATGCCATTTGGGAATCAGACATTAGGTTCTCCCAAATGGCTTACCATACCTTATTTTTCCTTGATTATTACCTGACCAAAGAACCTGTTGGATTTTCACAGCCCACTCACTTCACCTACTCTGAATTTGAGGAAGACCCTGAAGTAATCATTTTTCCAAAAGCTGACTTAGGCCTGTACCTAGAAGGTTGTCGATCCAAAGCAAGAGATTTCATTTTCTCCCTTAATGAAACCCAACTTGAAAAGAGATGGATCAATGAATCCAGAACAATGGATTTTTCAATGCTTGAGATTTTACTTTATAATCTCAGGCATGTCCAACACCATGTAGGACAACTAAATCTTTTGCTTCGACAAACGATCCATCAGGCTCCCGAATGGATTTACAGAGCTAAAGTTTGA
- the msrB gene encoding peptide-methionine (R)-S-oxide reductase MsrB, translated as MKSKPKKEYPIQKSKEEWEEILDPHSYHVLREKGTERPFTGQYYLNKETGIYECRACGNEIFHSSKKYDSGCGWPSFTEPIRPEAIDVQMDYSHFMIREEILCANCGGHLGHRFPDGPQDQGGIRYCINSVSMDFKKGDK; from the coding sequence ATGAAAAGTAAACCTAAGAAAGAATATCCCATTCAAAAATCGAAAGAGGAATGGGAAGAAATTTTAGATCCCCACTCCTACCATGTACTTAGAGAAAAAGGAACTGAAAGACCATTTACTGGACAATATTACTTGAATAAAGAAACAGGAATCTACGAATGTCGCGCCTGTGGGAATGAAATTTTTCACTCTTCCAAAAAGTATGACAGCGGCTGTGGATGGCCAAGTTTCACAGAACCAATTCGACCTGAAGCCATTGACGTGCAAATGGACTACAGCCACTTCATGATCCGTGAAGAGATTCTCTGCGCTAACTGTGGGGGTCATCTTGGACACCGCTTTCCTGATGGACCGCAAGACCAAGGCGGCATCCGATATTGCATCAATTCTGTAAGTATGGATTTCAAAAAGGGGGATAAATAG
- the hisG gene encoding ATP phosphoribosyltransferase, translating to MEQIIRIAVQKSGRLSDDSLSLIKECGIKFYNGTGKLKSTSTNFPVEFLFLRDDDIPGYVADGVADLGIVGQNELVEKDKDVLTLKKLGFSKCRLSLAIPKGQEYPGVEYFQGKSIATSYPKILGDFLESKNIQAEIHEISGSVEIAPSIGLAEGIFDIVSSGSTLMMNGLKEVEEVFKSEAVLIGNKNLADWKKAILEKLLFRINAVQTGKSNKYVLMNVPNSSIPKVIELIPGMRSPTILPLAQEGWSSVHSVLNEDQFWENIEELRAAGAEGILVVPIEKMVL from the coding sequence ATGGAACAGATTATCCGCATTGCCGTCCAAAAAAGCGGCCGACTATCCGATGACTCACTCAGCCTAATCAAGGAGTGTGGCATCAAATTTTACAATGGAACAGGCAAACTCAAGTCTACTTCTACCAATTTTCCTGTTGAATTCCTTTTTCTTCGTGATGACGATATCCCTGGATATGTAGCAGATGGTGTTGCAGATTTGGGAATTGTCGGACAAAATGAACTCGTTGAAAAAGACAAAGATGTCCTTACTCTCAAGAAGCTGGGATTTTCCAAATGCAGACTTTCACTTGCTATTCCAAAAGGTCAGGAATATCCCGGTGTAGAATATTTTCAGGGAAAAAGCATAGCCACTTCCTACCCCAAGATCCTTGGAGATTTCCTCGAGTCTAAAAATATTCAAGCAGAAATCCATGAGATCAGTGGCTCTGTGGAAATTGCGCCGAGCATAGGACTTGCTGAAGGTATCTTTGATATAGTAAGTTCAGGTTCAACTTTGATGATGAACGGCCTCAAAGAAGTAGAAGAAGTCTTCAAATCGGAAGCTGTTTTGATCGGAAACAAAAACTTGGCGGATTGGAAGAAAGCTATTTTGGAAAAACTCCTTTTCCGCATCAATGCCGTCCAGACAGGCAAAAGCAATAAATACGTATTGATGAATGTTCCTAATTCTTCCATTCCAAAAGTCATCGAATTGATCCCCGGAATGCGAAGTCCGACTATTTTGCCTCTGGCCCAAGAGGGATGGTCCTCTGTTCACTCGGTGTTAAACGAAGATCAATTCTGGGAAAACATCGAGGAACTCCGTGCAGCTGGCGCTGAGGGAATCCTAGTGGTACCAATCGAAAAAATGGTGTTGTAA
- the hisD gene encoding histidinol dehydrogenase yields MKLLVNPNPEKWKKQLARPVQKTKEINKIVKPIFEKVEKNGDKALKKFAQEYDHVTLDSLLVTAEEIKSAKDQISKELKEAIKTAKANIEKFHAAQATPELIEEVMPGVICMRKSVPIQRVGLYIPGGTAPLFSTVLMLGVPAKIAGCAEIVLCTPPNREGKIHPAILYTADLVGITKVLKVGGAQAVAAMTFGTESVPQVDKIFGPGNQYVTAAKQFANKYGVAIDMPAGPSEVLVYADDTAVPAFVASDLLSQAEHGIDSQVVLVTPSEKFAKKVLKEIDLQLEDLPRKDIAFKALQNSTAVVMENQGEALELINDYAPEHLIIAVENEEEAVDAIFNAGSVFIGNFTPESAGDYASGTNHTLPTYGYARNYSGVSLDSFLKKMTYQKITPEGLKTLGPVVEVMAANEQLDAHKNAVTIRLNYLKENKK; encoded by the coding sequence ATGAAACTCCTGGTCAATCCTAATCCTGAAAAGTGGAAAAAACAACTGGCTCGTCCAGTTCAAAAAACCAAGGAAATCAATAAAATCGTCAAACCGATCTTCGAAAAAGTTGAAAAAAACGGAGATAAAGCATTAAAGAAATTTGCCCAAGAATATGATCATGTGACTTTGGACAGCCTTTTGGTCACCGCTGAGGAAATCAAATCAGCAAAAGATCAAATCAGCAAAGAATTAAAGGAAGCGATCAAAACTGCGAAAGCAAATATTGAGAAGTTTCATGCGGCTCAGGCCACACCTGAACTGATCGAAGAGGTTATGCCAGGGGTGATTTGTATGCGAAAAAGCGTCCCGATCCAACGGGTCGGACTTTATATACCCGGAGGTACGGCTCCACTTTTCAGCACCGTCCTTATGCTTGGAGTACCTGCCAAAATCGCGGGTTGTGCAGAAATTGTCCTTTGTACCCCACCAAATCGTGAAGGCAAAATCCATCCTGCTATTCTCTATACGGCAGATCTTGTAGGTATCACCAAAGTCTTGAAAGTGGGTGGTGCGCAAGCTGTGGCAGCAATGACTTTTGGGACGGAGAGTGTACCTCAGGTAGACAAGATTTTCGGTCCTGGAAACCAATATGTGACTGCAGCCAAGCAGTTCGCAAACAAATACGGAGTAGCGATTGATATGCCTGCCGGACCATCAGAAGTGTTGGTCTATGCAGATGATACGGCCGTTCCTGCGTTCGTTGCTTCAGATTTACTTTCTCAAGCGGAGCATGGAATTGATTCGCAAGTAGTTTTGGTAACCCCATCCGAAAAGTTTGCTAAGAAAGTGTTAAAGGAAATCGATCTTCAACTTGAAGATTTGCCACGAAAAGATATTGCCTTCAAAGCACTCCAAAACTCCACTGCTGTGGTTATGGAAAATCAAGGGGAGGCCTTGGAACTGATCAACGACTACGCTCCGGAGCACTTGATCATTGCGGTAGAAAATGAGGAAGAAGCTGTCGATGCAATCTTTAATGCCGGTTCGGTATTCATCGGAAACTTCACCCCTGAATCAGCCGGTGACTATGCTTCAGGAACTAACCATACCCTGCCGACATACGGGTATGCCCGCAATTACAGTGGTGTGTCTTTGGATAGCTTTTTGAAAAAAATGACTTACCAAAAAATCACTCCTGAAGGTCTTAAAACCCTAGGACCTGTCGTGGAAGTCATGGCAGCCAATGAGCAATTGGATGCGCACAAAAACGCGGTCACCATTCGTCTCAACTACTTGAAAGAGAACAAGAAATGA
- the hisC gene encoding histidinol-phosphate transaminase, with product MSFDLNSLLRPHIAKLQPYTSARDEYTGKEGVFLDANENPFGSITDQDFNRYPDPYQSALKEEIAKIKGVRPGQIFLGNGSDEAIDLLYRAFCNPGKDNVILLPPTYGMYEVSANINDVEIRKVALTPDFQLQPDKILAAADTNSKILFICSPNNPSANKAKREDILFLLENFKGLVVVDEAYIDFSDEPSFTTELDRFANLLVMQTFSKAWGLASLRLGMAFASEELIRILNKIKPPYNISGLTQETVLAAIKDKAKVDRMIQDILAEREFLKGELEKLPFVQKIHTSHANFLLVQIPNANQVYDDLIEEKVIVRNRAKVLLCADCLRITVGTREENVALLEALKKVVK from the coding sequence ATGAGCTTTGACTTAAATTCGCTTTTGCGACCACATATCGCAAAACTTCAACCTTATACTTCAGCTAGAGACGAGTACACCGGTAAGGAAGGTGTCTTTTTGGATGCCAATGAAAACCCGTTTGGTTCGATTACCGATCAGGATTTCAACCGCTATCCTGATCCTTATCAAAGTGCTTTGAAGGAAGAAATTGCCAAGATCAAGGGAGTTAGACCCGGTCAGATTTTCTTGGGAAATGGTTCGGACGAAGCCATTGATTTGCTCTACAGAGCATTTTGCAATCCCGGTAAGGACAACGTGATTCTCCTACCTCCCACCTATGGAATGTATGAGGTGAGTGCCAATATCAATGATGTCGAAATCCGAAAAGTTGCCTTAACACCAGATTTCCAGCTTCAGCCTGATAAAATCCTAGCCGCAGCAGATACAAATTCTAAAATCCTCTTTATCTGCTCCCCAAATAACCCTTCGGCCAACAAGGCCAAGAGGGAAGACATTCTCTTCCTATTGGAAAATTTCAAAGGACTGGTTGTCGTAGATGAAGCCTATATCGATTTTAGCGACGAACCCAGCTTTACCACAGAATTAGATCGATTTGCAAATCTGCTAGTCATGCAGACCTTTTCGAAGGCTTGGGGCTTAGCTTCCCTACGACTTGGGATGGCTTTTGCGAGTGAGGAACTAATCCGAATTTTGAACAAAATTAAGCCTCCTTACAATATTTCCGGCTTGACGCAAGAGACCGTTTTGGCAGCGATCAAGGACAAAGCCAAAGTAGATCGGATGATTCAGGACATTTTAGCTGAACGGGAATTTCTGAAAGGTGAATTGGAAAAATTGCCATTCGTCCAAAAGATTCATACCTCCCACGCCAACTTCCTGTTGGTTCAAATCCCCAATGCGAATCAAGTTTATGATGATTTGATCGAGGAAAAGGTAATTGTCAGAAACCGCGCAAAAGTGTTGCTTTGTGCAGATTGTCTAAGAATTACAGTGGGAACGAGGGAGGAAAATGTAGCGCTTTTGGAAGCCTTGAAGAAGGTTGTAAAATAG
- the hisB gene encoding bifunctional histidinol-phosphatase/imidazoleglycerol-phosphate dehydratase HisB, translating to MKKVLFIDRDGTIIKEPPTDFQVDSLEKLEFLPKAISNLRKIAEETDYELVMVTNQDGLGTDSFPEKDFWPAQYKMLKTLEQENVIFSAIHVDKTFEHENAPTRKPRTGLLIQYFSEEYDLANSYVIGDRFTDVQLAKNLGAKAIFIGDPNPEATLSTKDWDEIYNFLKMPPRQAEVKRTTSETDIYIKLNLDGSGKCDISTGLHFFDHMLEQLGKHGSTDLEIKVKGDLHIDEHHTIEDTALALGEAYLKALGDKKGIYRYGFMLPMDDALAQVAIDFGGRPWIVWDAKYTREKVGDMPTELFYHFFKSFSDTAKCNLNIKVEGDNEHHKIEATFKGLARAIKMAVMRDPRNINQLPSTKGVL from the coding sequence ATGAAAAAAGTATTATTCATAGATCGAGACGGCACAATTATCAAAGAGCCGCCGACAGATTTTCAGGTAGATAGTCTGGAAAAACTGGAATTTCTACCAAAAGCAATTTCCAATCTTCGGAAAATCGCAGAGGAGACGGATTACGAACTCGTGATGGTGACCAATCAGGACGGATTGGGAACAGATTCATTTCCCGAAAAAGACTTTTGGCCTGCGCAGTACAAAATGCTCAAAACCCTCGAGCAAGAGAATGTAATATTCTCCGCTATCCATGTGGACAAAACCTTTGAGCATGAAAATGCACCCACCCGTAAACCTAGAACTGGACTACTGATCCAGTATTTCTCAGAAGAATACGATTTGGCTAATTCCTATGTGATAGGAGATCGATTTACTGACGTTCAATTGGCGAAAAACCTAGGAGCCAAGGCTATTTTTATTGGAGACCCCAACCCTGAGGCTACACTTTCTACTAAAGATTGGGACGAGATTTACAATTTCCTGAAAATGCCACCACGTCAGGCTGAAGTAAAACGAACCACCTCCGAAACAGACATTTACATCAAATTGAACTTGGACGGAAGCGGAAAATGCGACATTTCCACCGGACTGCATTTCTTTGACCACATGCTCGAGCAATTGGGCAAACATGGCAGTACTGACTTAGAAATTAAAGTTAAAGGCGACCTTCATATCGATGAGCATCACACGATCGAGGATACTGCTTTGGCTTTGGGAGAAGCCTACTTGAAGGCTTTGGGAGATAAAAAAGGAATTTATCGCTATGGATTTATGCTTCCAATGGATGATGCATTGGCTCAAGTAGCGATTGACTTTGGGGGAAGGCCTTGGATCGTTTGGGATGCCAAGTACACCCGAGAAAAAGTTGGAGACATGCCAACGGAACTCTTTTACCATTTCTTCAAGTCCTTCTCGGACACCGCTAAGTGCAACCTCAACATCAAAGTCGAAGGGGACAATGAACATCATAAGATCGAAGCAACTTTCAAAGGACTTGCCCGAGCCATCAAAATGGCGGTGATGCGTGATCCAAGAAATATCAACCAGCTCCCAAGCACAAAGGGGGTTTTGTAA
- a CDS encoding tetratricopeptide repeat protein has translation MKRLNHISTILLSIFLLSCSADPAEIESLYSQKKYDQAISAINRRLFFHIGEIKMLHIRARCYEELGQTDEAIEDYERILDFDPDYAQAHAGIGKILFDKEYYRQAELSILKAASLDPEDFEIIYLAGRSQLMVKNWERAETFLKQAQEMNKEFAPIYYYMGMARASRGDVYGAAASFNTYLQKEPDNITARYNRGFAMLKIGYLPWALEDFEFVLKNNPEHVEALARKGVCLARMGNAEGCSLLKEAAAKGSDFALSKLEEVCL, from the coding sequence ATGAAACGATTGAATCATATTTCTACGATATTACTATCGATTTTTCTCCTTTCCTGTTCGGCTGATCCGGCTGAAATTGAGTCATTATATTCCCAGAAAAAATACGACCAAGCAATTTCTGCTATAAACAGACGCCTCTTTTTCCATATTGGAGAAATCAAGATGCTCCACATTCGGGCAAGATGCTATGAAGAATTGGGACAAACCGATGAGGCTATTGAAGATTATGAGCGAATTCTTGATTTTGACCCCGATTATGCACAAGCTCATGCCGGCATTGGAAAAATTCTTTTTGACAAAGAATACTACCGACAAGCAGAGCTATCAATTTTAAAGGCAGCCAGCCTAGATCCCGAAGATTTTGAGATTATTTACTTGGCCGGAAGATCCCAGCTAATGGTGAAAAACTGGGAACGTGCCGAGACTTTTCTAAAGCAAGCACAAGAAATGAATAAGGAGTTTGCTCCAATTTATTACTATATGGGCATGGCAAGAGCCAGTCGTGGAGATGTTTATGGCGCAGCAGCATCCTTTAATACCTATCTACAAAAGGAGCCTGACAACATCACCGCTCGCTATAATCGAGGATTTGCAATGCTCAAAATCGGTTACCTTCCTTGGGCATTGGAAGATTTTGAATTTGTTTTAAAAAACAACCCCGAGCATGTTGAAGCATTGGCTCGAAAAGGTGTTTGCCTAGCTAGAATGGGAAATGCAGAAGGTTGTTCTCTCCTCAAAGAAGCTGCAGCTAAAGGAAGCGATTTCGCGTTGAGCAAGCTGGAGGAGGTTTGTCTCTAG
- a CDS encoding ATP-grasp domain-containing protein, producing MNSRVAIVSYFSTGVYDTNTIDEDQILSGILTELEIPHEIQAWSDPNVDWSSFSHLLIKSTWDYFDYYPEFHAWIERIKALGIPVLNDLETIRWNSSKEYLLQIEAQGFPTIAGVILEKGQEPSLEKIQEKVKSDVLVVKPVVSGGAKNTLKIPVSEWEKYADQVNKLVKEEAFLAQPFVKEVAEVGEYSLIFFNEQFSHAVLKTPAKSDFRVQHYFGGTIQVIQPDADLLNAAQKLIDAFGKGTLYGRVDGVIINGVFHLMELELIEPYLFLGLTDQAIPNYSRAIQKRLID from the coding sequence ATGAATTCACGAGTTGCCATAGTCAGTTATTTTTCAACCGGTGTCTACGATACCAATACCATTGATGAAGATCAGATTTTGTCCGGAATCTTAACGGAATTAGAGATACCTCATGAAATTCAAGCCTGGTCTGACCCCAATGTGGATTGGTCGTCATTCTCTCATCTTTTGATCAAATCCACCTGGGATTATTTTGATTATTATCCGGAATTTCATGCTTGGATTGAACGGATAAAGGCATTAGGAATTCCTGTCTTGAATGATTTGGAAACGATCCGCTGGAATTCTTCCAAGGAGTATTTGCTTCAAATTGAAGCCCAAGGTTTTCCGACGATCGCTGGGGTGATTTTGGAAAAAGGTCAAGAACCTTCCTTGGAAAAAATTCAGGAAAAAGTGAAATCAGACGTTCTTGTGGTCAAGCCTGTCGTTAGTGGTGGAGCAAAAAACACCCTGAAAATCCCAGTTTCGGAATGGGAAAAGTATGCTGATCAGGTCAATAAGCTTGTCAAGGAAGAAGCATTTCTAGCCCAGCCATTTGTCAAAGAAGTCGCTGAAGTGGGCGAGTATTCCTTGATTTTCTTTAATGAACAGTTTTCACACGCGGTATTAAAAACTCCAGCCAAATCTGATTTTCGAGTTCAACATTACTTTGGGGGTACTATACAAGTAATTCAACCTGATGCCGATCTTTTAAACGCAGCTCAAAAACTGATTGATGCTTTTGGAAAAGGAACTCTATATGGAAGGGTAGACGGAGTGATTATAAATGGTGTATTCCATCTGATGGAACTTGAATTGATCGAGCCGTATTTGTTTCTGGGCTTGACGGATCAAGCCATTCCGAATTATTCCCGAGCAATTCAAAAGCGATTAATCGACTAA
- a CDS encoding polyprenol monophosphomannose synthase yields the protein MDHRKLVIIPTYNELENISDMVVTVMNLPGNFDLLIIDDGSPDGTAEIVKSAQKEFSTRLHLLERKGKLGLGTAYITGFKWALEKGYDYIFEMDCDFSHDPKDLIRLYNAIKDRSFDLAIGSRYITGVNVVNWPIGRVLMSYFASVYVKYITGLPIKDATAGFKCYHRSVLEGIALDKIKFIGYAFQIEMKFTAWKLGFKLIEVPIIFTDRTRGQSKMSPKIFKEAVLGVIWMKIKSIFSPYRLNQIG from the coding sequence ATGGATCATCGTAAACTTGTCATCATTCCCACCTACAATGAGCTGGAAAATATCAGCGACATGGTAGTGACAGTGATGAATCTCCCTGGAAATTTTGACCTTTTAATTATTGATGACGGTTCACCGGACGGGACGGCTGAAATCGTAAAATCAGCGCAAAAAGAATTTTCCACAAGACTTCATCTGCTAGAAAGAAAGGGGAAGTTGGGACTTGGAACAGCTTATATCACAGGATTCAAATGGGCTTTAGAAAAAGGGTACGATTACATTTTTGAAATGGATTGTGATTTTTCCCATGATCCTAAAGATTTGATCCGACTTTATAACGCAATTAAAGACCGATCATTTGACTTAGCAATTGGCTCACGCTATATCACAGGGGTGAATGTGGTCAATTGGCCAATCGGAAGAGTATTGATGTCTTATTTTGCGAGCGTTTACGTCAAGTATATCACCGGTCTGCCGATCAAAGATGCCACAGCTGGATTTAAATGCTACCACCGAAGTGTCTTGGAAGGAATCGCATTGGATAAAATCAAATTTATTGGATATGCCTTCCAAATCGAAATGAAGTTTACCGCATGGAAACTTGGATTTAAACTAATAGAGGTTCCAATCATCTTTACTGACCGTACCAGGGGTCAATCTAAAATGAGCCCCAAAATTTTCAAAGAGGCCGTATTGGGAGTAATCTGGATGAAGATTAAAAGTATCTTTTCACCCTATCGCCTTAATCAAATCGGATAG